In Chelmon rostratus isolate fCheRos1 chromosome 4, fCheRos1.pri, whole genome shotgun sequence, a genomic segment contains:
- the notch2 gene encoding neurogenic locus notch homolog protein 2 produces MEQIPGFSSGKSLVFVFCFIHFSLALQCMDDKAPCVNNATCLTFSNGTEYCRCAPGFLGEYCHHKDPCQPGYCLNGGNCSVSMSAGVPVPGSATCICPLGYTGQHCQTPQNSTCYPNNPCANRGVCTLLSLDKYKCECARGWAGPRCEHEDSCLSSPCANAGTCSSLSGGSYTCSCPPGYTGPRCLNDTNECAATPSICQNEGVCVNNPGSYKCICAPGFTGRHCESSYIPCSPSPCLNGGTCHQNSETSYSCHCLPGFNGTNCENNIDDCPGHQCANGGTCMDGVNTYNCQCPPEWTGQHCTEDVNECRLQPNTCQNGGTCSNLIGSYVCVCVNGWSGPDCSENIDDCATAACSPGSTCIDRVASFVCLCPHGKTGLLCHRDDACISNPCREGSQCDTNPISGMFNCNCPPGYVGSTCNIDRDECSIGTNPCEHGGQCVNTDGSFTCNCVRGYAGPRCEQDVNECASNPCQNDGTCLDRIGDYTCICMPGFEGTHCEIEVNECLSSPCLNQGKCLDQVNRFVCECPAGFSGEMCQIDIDECSSTPCLNGAKCIDRPNGYDCECAEGFTGLLCEENINDCVPEPCHHGLCRDGIATFSCECYPGYTGSICNIQVQECHSNPCQNRGRCIDLVNAYQCNCPPGTTGVNCEINEDDCASNPCEYGECQDGINEYKCVCAPGYAGVKCDVDINECNSNPCMSGGTCVDKVNGFHCLCPPSTHGPLCLSGTDHCAPQPCVHGECIEQQHGYRCECEAGWVGQHCEQEKDECQASPCQNGGTCVDRHNGYTCQCQPGFRGVNCEKNIDECASGPCLNNGICIDGVNSYSCQCSPLFTGKHCEVEQVPCASQPCERGGVCRPSADYTSYTCRCPAGWQGTRCNEDVNECKKNPCKNGGRCMNSPGSYTCKCQPGYSGHNCQTDIDDCSPNLCLNGGSCVDDVGSFSCDCRPGFEGERCEIEVDECASQPCRNGASCRDYVNSFVCECPPGFDGILCEHNILECTQSSCLNNGTCIDEINTFSCRCRPGFYGTFCENEHNECDSQPCKNGGTCTDGLGTYRCTCPVGYNGQNCQNYVNLCSQVRCLNGGSCSQTGATSWTCHCPMQWTGLYCDVPKESCQDFAAKKGVEVENVCENAGRCVNVGNSHKCECQPGYTGSYCKEMVDECKSNPCRNGATCKDYQSTYECICKPGYQGVNCEYDVDECHSKPCLNGGTCINLINRFTCACPPGTQGLQCEVNVDDCAPKQGSWEPRCLNGGQCVDGVGRYTCSCPPGFVGEHCEGDLNECLSGPCHSPGSLDCVQLVNDYQCRCRLGYTGRHCESMVDLCLSKPCHNSGICSMNMSSVHGYTCSCLPGFTGFNCGEIEGYSCLKLRCQNGGRCVETTVGHLYCQCQPGFSGPHCENAQRCPWTCQNGGTCIKDPSNPYQYSCRCPMHFSGRYCENKLPIPGRSACPYLQCERHSGDKVCDHQCNNHECQWDGGDCSLNWQQPWVNCTASVPCWDLFKNGRCDRECDNPGCLFDSFECQETPSASCKYDKYCADHYGNGICDQSCYTEPCGWDGLDCSSDTPAKLVDGTLVIVVRLQPEELLGDLRGFLRSLGALLHTNLQVKLDDNKKPMVYPYFGVDEEHGRQLQRSRSKRELQREVIGSVVYLEIDNRECSQSSVDCFSNADEAASFIAAAHIKAELPYPIVSVNSSYPSIPSKTPVLPWLVGMAVVIILLILVLGVLAAKRKHKHGVLWLPDGFLANKNDKRREPVGQDDFDMKNFKTQDGAMIDGGQSQRWLEDEVPSKKPRTEDKPLLPIAMDGSVDRREWTLQHRKAADITLTPPQADLDADCLDVNVKGPDGFTPLMLASLRNGGGPDCSLHGEEEEESGGDEPGPSVISDLIAQGASLMAQTDRTGETALHLAARYARADAAKRLLDAGADPNAHDNMGRTPLHAAVAADAQGVFQILIRNRATELDARMNDGTTPLILAARLAVEGMVEELIHCHADINAVDDHGKSALHWAAAVNNVEATLVLLKNGANRDMQDNKEETPLFLAAREGSFEAAQVLLDHYSNRDITDHLDRLPRDTAQERMHHDIVRLLDQYNLVHSPHNGPNHMGGGGNSSVMCGANGAGFIGMRPGPQGKKSRRGGGGAKVGGVGGGAKELKDMKAKRRKKPAGGEGSGVGAGVGGGSGGGAGGGSANGVKAAGGLPESSVTMSPVDSLESPHSYTGDVSGTVSTTANSPPLLSSPTSRPMLPPVSHMLGQQQGWVGMTKHGYSSHMFGLVPHQMGGSHPGMGQHHSQGPMLTPMNVTMSREQLPPIVTFQMMAPGGGQAMLKQPQPGQVQVSQSQGQNQNQGHSQQGPGHLHCSQSMMYQMPEQMSMAHGLPHTLQHPHTVNHGGHGGIEGQSRPLPSYPPMQSPVDKYPTPPSQHSYTTAGSEGTTPGHSARPPSEHPYLTPSPESPDPWSSSSPHSNSDWSDVTTSPTPLGNPHHALPSSHHTHIPEQVQLQPQSQQMQQASQQPQLGNMQVFA; encoded by the exons atggAGCAGATCCCCGGTTTCTCCTCGGGCAAATCACTAGTCTTTGTCTTCTGCTTCATTCACTTCTCTCTGG ctctgcagtgtaTGGATGATAAGGCGCCTTGTGTTAACAACGCTACGTGTCTGACCTTTAGTAATGGCACCGAATACTGCAG GTGTGCACCAGGCTTTCTGGGTGAGTACTGCCACCATAAGGATCCTTGCCAACCTGGCTACTGCCTGAATGGAGGGAACTGCTCTGTGTCCATGTCAGCTGGTGTACCTGTGCCGGGCAGCGCCACATGCATCTGTCCTCTTGGCTATACCGGACAACACTGCCAAACTCCCCAGAACTCGACATGTTACCCCAACAACCCCTGTGCCAACAGAGGTGTCTGCACCCTGCTGTCCCTCGACAAATACAAGTGCGAGTGTGCCAGAGGATGGGCAG GGCCACGATGTGAGCATGAGGACAGCTGTCTCTCTAGCCCTTGTGCCAACGCTGGAACGTGCAGTTCTCTGTCTGGTGGTAGCTACACATGTTCCTGTCCTCCTGGCTACACAGGTCCTCGATGCCTTAATGACACAAATGAATGTGCTGCCACACCCTCTATATGCCAGAATGAAGGAGTATGCGTCAACAACCCTGGCTCTTACAA GTGTATCTGTGCCCCGGGGTTTACTGGCAGACACTGTGAAAGCTCGTACATTCCTTGCTCACCTTCACCATGCCTCAATGGAGGCACCTGCCACCAGAACTCTGAAACCAGCTACTCGTGCCACTGCCTGCCAG GTTTCAATGGGACTAACTGTGAGAACAACATTGACGACTGCCCCGGTCATCAGTGTGCCAATGGAGGAACCTGTATGGATGGAGTCAACACCTACAACTGCCAGTGCCCTCCAGAGTGGACTG GCCAGCACTGTACAGAAGACGTGAACGAGTGTCGCCTGCAGCCAAACACTTGCCAGAACGGAGGTACCTGCAGCAACCTGATCGGCagctatgtctgtgtgtgcgttaaTGGGTGGAGTGGGCCCGACTGCTCCGAGAACATCGATGACTGTGCTACAGCGGCTTGCAGCCCTGGCTCCACATGCATCGACCGCGTTGCatcttttgtctgtctctgccccCATGGAAAGACAG GACTGCTATGCCATAGAGATGACGCCTGCATCAGTAACCCCTGTAGAGAGGGTTCTCAGTGTGACACCAACCCCATCAGTGGCATGTTCAACTGTAACTGTCCACCTGGATATGTAGGCAGCACCTGCAACATCGACAGAGACGAGTGCAGCATtg GTACCAACCCTTGTGAGCATGGCGGTCAGTGTGTGAACACTGATGGCTCCTTCACCTGTAACTGTGTTAGGGGCTATGCTGGTCCGCGCTGTGAACAAGATGTCAACGAGTGTGCTTCAAACCCCTGCCAGAACGATGGCACATGTCTGGATCGCATCGGGGACTACACCTGCATCTGCATGCCCG GATTTGAGGGGACTCACTGTGAGATAGAGGTGAATGAATGTCTCAGCTCCCCCTGTCTGAACCAGGGTAAATGTCTGGACCAGGTCAACCGCTTTGTCTGCGAGTGCCCAGCAG GCTTCAGTGGTGAAATGTGCCAGATAGACATAGACGAGTGTTCCAGCACACCCTGTTTAAATGGAGCCAAGTGTATCGACCGACCAAATGGATATGATTGTGAATGTGCTGAAG GCTTCACCGGTCTACTTTGTGAGGAGAACATCAATGACTGTGTACCAGAGCCATGCCACCATGGCTTGTGTAGAGATGGCATTGCCACCTTCTCCTGTGAGTGTTATCCTGGATACACAGGCTCCATCTGTAATATCCAGGTCCAGGAGTGCCACAGCAACCCTTGTCAGAACAGAGGACGCTGCATTGACCTGGTCAATGCCTACCAGTGTAACTGCCCACCGGGAACCACAG GGGTGAACTGtgaaatcaatgaagatgacTGTGCCAGCAACCCCTGTGAGTACGGAGAGTGCCAGGATGGCATCAATgagtacaaatgtgtgtgcgcCCCAGGATATGCAG GAGTTAAATGTGATGTGGACATCAATGAGTGCAACTCAAACCCGTGTATGAGTGGGGGAACCTGTGTGGACAAGGTCAACGGCTTCCACTGCCTGTGCCCACCAAGCACCCATGGCCCTCTGTGCCTCTCTGGGACCGACCACTGTGCTCCTCAGCCTTGTGTGCATGGAGAATGTATTGAACAGCAACATGG GTACCGTTGTGAGTGTGAAGCCGGCTGGGTGGGACAACACTGTGAGCAGGAAAAGGATGAGTGCCAGGCCAGCCCGTGCCAAAATGGTGGCACCTGTGTGGACCGACATAACGGCTACACCTGTCAGTGCCAACCTGGATTCAGag GTGTGAACTGTGAGAAGAACATAGATGAGTGTGCATCTGGACCCTGTCTGAACAATGGCATTTGTATAGATGGAGTCAACAGTTACTCCTGCCAGTGTAGTCCGCTGTTCACAG GGAAGCACTGTGAGGTGGAACAGGTACCCTGTGCCTCTCAGCCATGTGAGAGGGGAGGAGTGTGTCGTCCATCTGCAGACTACACCTCTTACACCTGTCGATGTCCTGCTGGCTGGCAAG GTACACGCTGCAATGAGGAtgtgaatgaatgcaaaaaGAACCCTTGCAAAAATGGTGGTCGATGCATGAACAGCCCGGGCAGCTACACGTGTAAATGTCAACCTGGATACAGCGGACACAACTGTCAGACAGACATTGATGACTGCTCACCCA ACCTATGCCTGAACGGAGGCTCCTGTGTGGATGATGTTGGGAGCTTCTCCTGCGACTGCCGCCCAGGTTTTGAAGGGGAGCGCTGTGAGATTGAGGTAGACGAGTGCGCCAGCCAGCCCTGCAGGAATGGTGCCTCCTGCAGGGACTACGTCAACAGCTTTGTGTGCGAGTGTCCACCAGGCTTTGATGGAATcctgtgtgaacacaacatcCTCGAATGCACTCAGAG CTCCTGTTTGAATAATGGGACTTGCATTGATGAGATCAACACCTTCTCTTGCCGTTGTCGTCCTGGGTTTTACGGAACATTCTGTGAGAATGAGCATAATGAGTGCGACTCTCAGCCCTGCAAGAACGGAGGCACCTGCACTGATGGCCTGGGCACCTACCGCTGCACCTGCCCCGTAGGATACAATGGACAGAACTGCCAG aACTATGTGAACCTGTGCAGCCAGGTGCGCTGTCTGAACGGCGGCTCCTGCTCTCAGACAGGAGCAACTTCCTGGACCTGCCACTGTCCGATGCAATGGACGGGACTTTACTGTGACGTCCCCAAAGAGTCCTGCCAGGACTTTGCTGCCAAGAAAG GTGTGGaagtggaaaatgtgtgtgagaatgCCGGGCGCTGCGTGAATGTGGGCAATTCCCACAAGTGTGAGTGCCAGCCAGGATACACGGGCAGCTACTGTAAAGAGATGGTGGATGAATGCAAGTCAAACCCTTGCCGCAATGGAGCTACATGCAAGGACTATCAGAGCACATATGAGTGTATA TGTAAACCAGGCTATCAGGGGGTGAACTGTGAGTATGATGTTGATGAATGCCACTCTAAGCCCTGCCTCAATGGAGGAACCTGCATTAACCTCATCAACCGATTCACCTGCGCCTGCCCACCTGGAACACAAG GGCTCCAGTGTGAAGTGAACGTGGATGACTGTGCCCCTAAGCAAGGCTCCTGGGAACCTCGCTGTCTGAATGGAGGACAGTGTGTGGACGGTGTGGGCCGTTACACATGCTCCTGCCCTCCAGGATTCGTTGGAGAACACTGTGAGGGGGATCTCAACGAGTGCCTGTCCGGACCTTGCCACTCCCCCGGGAGCCTCGACTGTGTGCAGCTGGTCAACGATTACCAGTGTCGCTGTCGCCTTGGATACACAG GCCGTCATTGTGAGTCCATGGTGGATCTGTGTCTTTCCAAGCCGTGTCACAACAGTGGCATCTGCTCTATGAACATGAGCTCAGTACATGGCTACACCTGCTCCTGTTTACCT GGCTTTACTGGATTCAACTGTGGCGAAATAGAGGGCTACAGCTGTTTAAAGCTACGATGCCAGAACGGTGGGCGCTGTGTGGAGACCACAGTTGGTCACCTGTACTGCCAGTGCCAGCCAGGCTTCAGTGGGCCTCACTGTGAGAATGCGCAGAGGTGTCCGTGGACCTGCCAAAATGGAGGAACCTGCATCAAAGACCCATCCAACCCATACCAGTACAGCTGCCGCTGTCCCATGCACTTCTCCGGACGATACTGTGAGAACAAACTACCCATCCCAGGCCGTTCAGCCTGCCCTTACCTGCAGTGTGAGCGCCATTCAGGAGATAAAGTGTGTGACCATCAGTGTAACAACCATGAATGTCAGTGGGATGGAGGAGACTGCTCGCTCAACTGGCAGCAGCCGTGGGTTAACTGCACTGCCAGTGTTCCCTGCTGGGATCTCTTTAAGAATGGCCGTTGTGATCGAGAGTGTGACAACCCTGGGTGCCTCTTTGACAGCTTTGAGTGCCAGGAGACCCCATCGGCCTCTTGCAA ataTGACAAGTACTGCGCAGACCACTACGGTAACGGTATCTGTGACCAGAGCTGCTACACGGAGCCTTGTGGCTGGGACGGCCTGGACTGTTCTTCTGACACTCCAGCCAAACTGGTGGATGGCACATTGGTTATCGTGGTCCGGCTGCAGCCTGAGGAGCTGCTTGGAGACTTGAGGGGTTTCTTGCGCTCCCTGGGAGCCCTGCTGCACACCAACCTGCAGGTGAAGCTGGATGACAATAAGAAGCCAATGGTGTACCCTTACTTTGGGGTGGACGAGGAGCATGGACGACAACTACAGAGGAGCAGAAGCAAGCgggagctgcagagggaggttATTGG ATCTGTGGTGTACCTGGAAATCGATAACCGTGAATGTTCCCAGAGCTCTGTCGACTGTTTCTCCAACGCTGATGAGGCTGCGTCTTTCATTGCAGCAGCACACATCAAGGCTGAACTGCCTTACCCTATAGTGTCTGTTAACAGTA GTTACCCGTCCATTCCATCTAAGACACCGGTCTTACCGTGGCTGGTCGGAATGGCAGTGGTTATTATTCTGCTTATCCTGGTACTGGGGGTGCTCGCAGCCAAGAGGAAGCATAAACATGGTGTCCTGTGGCTGCCTGATGGCTTCTTGGCCAATAAAAATGACAAGAGGAGAGAGCCTGTCGGACAGGATGACTTTGACATGAA GAATTTCAAGACCCAGGATGGAGCCATGATTGATGGAGGTCAGAGTCAGAGATGGCTGGAAGACGAGGTCCCATCCAAGAAACCAAGA ACTGAAGACAAACCCTTGCTGCCCATCGCTATGGATGGAAGTGTTGACCGGAGGGAGTGGACCCTGCAGCATCGCAAGGCCGCTGACATCACCCTCACTCCCCCACAGGCTGACCTGGATGCTGACTGTCTGGATGTTAACGTCAAGGGACCTG atGGCTTCACCCCATTGATGTTGGCATCGCTGCGTAATGGTGGAGGCCCAGACTGCAGCCTGCacggagaagaggaggaagagagcggAGGAGATGAACCAGGACCGAGTGTGATTTCAGACCTGATCGCTCAGGGTGCTTCTTTGATGGCTCAGACTGACCGTACAGGAGAAACAGCGCTCCACCTGGCTGCCCGCTACGCCAGGGCTGAtgctgctaaaagactgctggaCGCTGGTGCTGATCCCAACGCCCACGACAACATGGGCAGAACTCCGCTGCATGCTGCCGTGGCGGCTGATGCCCAGGGAGTCTTCCAG ATTCTGATCCGTAATCGTGCAACAGAGCTGGATGCCCGCATGAATGACGGCACTACACCACTGATCCTGGCAGCCAGGCTCGCTGTGGAGGGCATGGTGGAAGAGCTGATCCACTGCCACGCTGACATCAATGCTGTAGACGACCACG GGAAATCTGCTCTGCACTGGGCAGCTGCAGTTAATAATGTGGAGGCAACTCTTGTGCTTTTGAAGAATGGAGCCAACCGTGACATGCAAGACAATAAG GAGGAGACGCCGCTGTTTCTTGCAGCCAGAGAAGGCAGCTTTGAGGCGGCTCAGGTTCTCCTTGACCACTACTCCAACCGCGACATCACTGATCACCTGGATCGGTTGCCCCGCGATACAGCACAAGAACGTATGCATCATGACATCGTGCGCCTGCTGGACCAGTATAATCTGGTTCACAGTCCACACAATGGGCCTAACCACatgggtggaggaggaaattCCTCCGTTATGTGCGGGGCGAATGGAGCAGGTTTCATCGGCATGCGCCCTGGCCCGCAGGGGAAGAAGAGCAGGCGGGGCGGAGGTGGAGCGAAGGTGGGAGGTGTTGGCGGGGGAGCTAAAGAGCTGAAAGACATGAAggcaaagagaagaaagaagcctgctggaggagaggggtCAGGCGTGGGTGCtggagtgggaggaggaagtggaggaggtgcaggaggagggagcGCGAATGGCGTCAAGGCAGCAGGAGGACTCCCAGAGAGCTCTGTCACCATGTCACCTGTCGACTCCCTAGAATCACCGCACTCGTACACAGGCGACGTGTCTGGCACTGTTTCCACCACAGCAaactcccctcccctcctgagCAGCCCGACCTCCAGACCAATGCTGCCCCCCGTCAGCCACATGCTGGGACAGCAGCAGGGCTGGGTGGGCATGACCAAGCACGGCTACAGCAGCCACATGTTCGGCCTCGTACCGCACCAGATGGGAGGATCTCACCCTGGCATGGGCCAACACCACAGCCAGGGCCCGATGTTGACCCCCATGAACGTCACaatgagcagagagcagctgccaCCCATTGTCACCTTCCAGATGATGGCCCCTGGAGGAGGCCAGGCCATGCTGAAGCAGCCTCAACCAGGGCAGGTACAGGTCTCACAGTCCCAGGGGCAGAACCAGAATCAGGGTCACTCCCAGCAGGGCCCAGGGCACCTCCACTGCTCCCAGAGTATGATGTACCAGATGCCTGAGCAGATGAGCATGGCGCACGGGCTCCCCCACACCCTGCAGCACCCCCACACCGTCAACCACGGAGGCCACGGGGGGATCGAGGGCCAGTCACGGCCGCTGCCCTCCTATCCGCCCATGCAGAGCCCTGTGGATAAGTACCCCACACCGCCCTCCCAGCACAG